Below is a genomic region from Persicimonas caeni.
GCGACTACGAGTCCAAGTACCGCGATCGCATGGACGTGGTCCAGGCCGACCTCACCTACGACCCGTCGAATATGGTCGAGCCCAAAGGTTTCGAGGGCTCCTACAACCAAGATGCATCGGGGACCTTCACGGTCACCGAAGTCGGCGACAAGACCCTCTCCGCCGAATGGGAGTTCGACGCGACCAACAAGAAGGACGACAAGTCGGCAAAGGTGCACGTCTCGGGAGAGTACGACGAGCTGCCCCGCTGTGAAGTGGATGCCGGGTAGGTTGGACTCTCGGAGGGGAACCAGGTTCCCCGACGAGGCGCATTCTGTGCGGGTTTGCGGGCATTGAGGTCCCGAAAGATCGCCCCGCGAGCCGTCCCCAGGGACCCCGGGTCCTGTGGCGTGGAACCCGGCCGAGACGCCGAAGGACCCTGGGTCCTTTGTCACGAGACGTGACCGTCACGAAAGAGGACCCCCGGTCCTCGAGAACGTGACTCGGCCTCGGTGCAAAGGACCTCGGGTCCTTTTTCGCGGCGGTCGGACGTCGCGCCGAAGGATGCAGGGTCCTTGTCGGCGGCGGTCGAGCGCTGCCTGAAAGGATGCAGGGTCCTCGATCGCGCGAGTCGAGCGACGCGCGGAAGGACCCCGGGTTCTCTTTCGCGACGGTGGGGCGTCGCCTGAAAGGACGCAGGGTCCTTTGGCGTGACACTCGACCTTGGTGCAGAAGGACCGTGGGTCCTCGAGCGCGACGTCGAGCGCAGCGCGCGAGCATGCAGGGTCGGTCGACATGGCGGTCGAGTGGCGAGGACGAGGACTCGGGGTTGTTGGGGGCGGCGGTCGGGTTGGAAAACAGAGGACCCGAGGGCGTCGAGCGCGACGCTCGGTCGTGAGCGAAGGGATGCCGGGTGGTTCGGGGCGGGGCGCAGACGCGACGACGCCGACCGCATCCCGGGGCGGTCGGCGTCGTGGTCAGACCAAAGACACCCGGTGGTCAGGCTTCGACCGGCTCGGGGTCGGTGGCCGGGGAGGGCTCGTCGATATCGTCGCCGCTTCGGGGCTCGACGACCTCACCGGTGCCCGGATCGACCTCCGGGGTGTTGCCGCGCCGACGCACGTAGGTGGCGATACGCTCTTGCTGGTCTTGGACCTGGGCGAGCAGCGCGCTCATCACCTCGGGCTGGTCGGCGTAGTCGGCGAGGATGGTCGCCAGCACGCGCGCGAAGCCATCACGCGCGGCGTCTTCGGCGGCTTCGACGTCGTCGAACTCCACCACGTCTCGCCGGCGCACGTCGAGTTGGGCGCCGAAGCGCGAGTTGAGCGTCTCGAGCTGGTCGACGAGCACGTTCAGCCCGCACGCGGCGACATGCTCGGCATACTCGCCGCGCAGCCGGCCGAGCATCTCGTCGACCGCAGCGTGCTGCTCCTCGTACTTGATGCTGGTAAAGGGGCGCACGCCATTGGCAAAGAAGTCCTGACGAAGCTCGCGGGCCTTGGTGCGCTGGTCGCTGTCGACCGGGCTTCGCACCAGGACGCCCAGGTTGTAGTTGACGCCCGACAGGGTGCTGTCGATGGCGTTGTCGGTCTCGGCGGCCCCGCCACGCGATTGGGTGGTGGTGCGGTCTTGAGACAGCCATTTGGTGCGCAGCGAGCGCGCGTGGTGGCACTTGTCAATCGCCGCGGCCACACGCGTCTCCAGGGGCGCGTTGGGCTGCGACAGCGTGGCGAGCTGGCGCTCGATGTCGTTCAGACAAAAGAGCAAGCTCCCCACGCCCATCTGATACAGGTCGAAAAAGCCGCGTATACGCATCTTAGTCTCCTCACAATTGGGTCGAGCAGTGACCTCCCAGGCGAGGTCACGGACACATGGCGACTGCGGCAACAGCCAAAACCCGTACTGCGTCCAACCGGGGGCTCGAGCCGGCGAGGCCGACTCAGCCGGGAGGTGCCATCCCCCTCCCGCTACAATTGCCAGAATAGGGTGATGATGCCAGAGGAGGGGCGCGAAGGGAAGGGGCGCTCGCGTTTGTCCATTCCGCCCCACGTGTGTACGGTCAGTGCAGGTCATTCATAAACGTTCTCAACAAGGGTGGCGACATGAGCTCCGACATCGGAAGAAACGATCCTTGCCCCTGCGGAAGTGGGCGCAAATACAAGAAATGTTGCCTGAGAAAGCAAAAAGTGGCCAGCGGGAGGGTGGCGCCGCGCAGGCCCACGCCGGCCATCGAGGTGTCGCCGCGTGGTTGGGCGGAGCTGCAACGGCGGCTTCCTGACGACGTCGACACCCTCGCCGGGGCGACAGCGGCGCTCGGCGACGCGGGGCCCGACATCCACAACTGGGTGTGGGACATGCTCACGATGTGGCGCAGGCAATCGGGTTCGAGCGCCGAGGCGGCCTCCCTGGGGGCGAGCTTCGCCGAAGAGATCGTGGCGCGCTTTTCTGCAGAAGACGACGCGTTCCGCCGGTCGGTCGAGGCCGAACGCGCCTTTTTGTTGGGGCGAGCCGGTCGCACAGACGAGGCCGAGGCGATCTGCCGGCGGCATATCGACGCGCACCCCGAAGAAGCCCGCGCCTACTGCACGTTGGCCGACGTGCTTCTCGACGCCGAGCCCGCCGAGCCAGCTCGGGCGCTCGAGGTTTTGGAGGAGGCGGCTGCGCGCCCCGTTTCGGATGCGCAGAGTTGGGATCTCGCGCGTCGGATCGAAGAAGCCCGAGAGATGCTGCGCACCCAAGAGATGCGCGCCTCGGAGCACTATGTCGAGTGGGACCAGTTCTGGGAGGCTTTCGACGACGCCGGCCTCGACCAGAAGTTCGAGATGGCCCGCGAGCGGATTGACAACGCCCCGGACTTCGACGCCGAATGGGCGTTTGCGTTGATGGTCGAGGGGCTCGGGGCGCCGTGTCAGGAGGAAGGTCGACGGAAGGAGTGGCTCGAGACCTTGGCGCGGCTTCGAGCTCGGCGGCCCGAGGTTGCAAAGCAGGAGTCTGGGTCTCTCGGGTCGATGGCGGTCGAGTTCGCCCTGGCAGGACACCGCGAGTACCTCGACGAGGCGCTGGCGTTGATGTTCGAGGAGCCGGCCAGCGCGCCGGATTTAGTCTTGCGGGAGTTCGAGCTACTTGCCTACGCCGGCGAAACAGGGCTGTTGGACTGGTTGAGTGAAAAGTGGCCCGAGTACCGAGAGGGCGAGAACTTGATGCCGCACGCCTATACCGAGTGGGCCAGTTGGGCGGCACTGGCGCAGCTGGCCGCCTGGGCCGAAGAGGACATCGACAGGGCGCACACCCTGCAGGAGCTGCGCGATGTGCTCGGCGATATGTGGGAGGAGCTCGACCCCGGGCGAGTCGAGCGGTACGTGACCGAGTTTGTGGGTGCCGAGCCGGCGCGCTTCGACGCGGCTTCAGCCGCAGAGTTCGACGACGCAGACCGAGTCATCGAATCGGTCACGTTCGCGTTCGGCCGCGACTTGGTCGATGCTCAAGGCTGGCATCCCTTCAAGGCCTTGCTTGCGGTTCAGCATTTGAGCGCGTTTCTCGAGCACAACGCCCGGTGTGAGGACCCGTTCCAAGATGCGTACGCCACCAAACAGGCAATGCAATCGAAGGCGATGCGTCGCCAACTCAAAGCGCTGCGAGAAGAGTGGCGCGAGGGGCCCCGGTTCGCGCCGCATCCCGATCTAGCGGAGGGCTTCGCCGAGGCCGTCTACGACGAGGGCATGTTCGGGGCCCCCTACTCGGCGGCGGCGTTCTTCGAGGCCGTGGTGCGGCTGACTCCCTGGCTGGCGCAGCGCGGCTTCATCGAGCGTGGCGAGTTGGTCGAGGCGATCCAAGGGCACTTTGGGCAGCGAATCAACGACGTGGGCGCCAAGTACGTGCGCGCGACTGGCCGTCATCCGCTGCTGGTGCGAGGGTTCGCGGATGCGGCGGATGCGTTGGATAGAGCTTATGGCGCTAATCGCAGATGACGTGATGTCAGGCGGATGGCCGAGCGGGTTGGGTGATGATGAGCCGGTAGCGCCATCGCGGCGGTCGTAAGGGAGCCCGTCGTAAGGGAACCAGGTTCCCCGGCGAGGCGCATTCTGTGCGGGTGAGCGACGGATCGGGTGGCGGGCTAGTAGGTGATGCGTACCCCGACGGTGCCGCCGTCGAGCGTGGGCGTGGGGGCGCCGAAGATGTCGAGGTCGGGTGGGCTCGGCTCGGGCGGCTCGTCGGTCCACTCGTAGCCGATGGTCGCCCCGCCGACGGCCATCACGGCGGCTGCGCCCACGGCGGCGAGTTTGGTGTTGGTGGAGGGGTCGTCGACGAGTGAGGTGACCAGCCACACGGTTCCTCCGCCGGCGACGGCGCCCACCAGAAATCCGCCCAAAGTCCCCTGCGGGGTCCCGTTGCCCTCGAGCCAGTTCCCGCCGTAGTAGGTGCCGAGGACCGTGCCGGTCGACATCATCAGCAGAGGGATGATCTCGGCAAAGGACGGAACCTGGCCGTCGCGGGGCTGCGCGGCCACCGTGCCGCCCATGGTCATGACGCCCCCCACGATCGCGCCGCCGACAAGGCCCAGCGTGCCGAAGCCGACCTCCGACAAGATGCGCAGGCCGTCGGCGGGGCGGGTCGGCGCGTCGGCCGTCGTGTCGGGCTGCTCGGCCCAGCCGGGGGAGGCCGTCAGGAGCGTGAGCAGAAGGATTGTGGTCGTTGCGGTTCTCATCGGACTTCCGTGCTGTCGGGCGGCACCGGCTCGGGCCGCCACCATCTCGGGGACGGCGGGCGAGGCTGTGTTGTGCTGCGTTTGCGTTGTCCCTCATGGTAGGCGAGAAACGTCGATGATTGAAGGCAGCAGGCGCGTGGGGCAGCGGGAGCAAACGGTCCATCGAAGCCGAGTGGAGACGAAGACGATGCACGATTGGGATATCACCTTCGAACAAGCCAAGCAGATCCAGCAAGAACTGCGCGACAAGGTGCGCGAGGCGCCGCTGCCCGGGCCGGTGCGCTTGGTCGCCGGGGCGGATGCGTCGTTTTCGAAGGGCTCGGACGACATGTTTGCCGCCATCGTGGTGCTCGACGCCAAGACGCTCGAGGTGGTCGACGTGGGGCGGGCCGAGTGTCGCGCGCTCTTTCCGTACGTGCCGGGTTACCTGTCGTTTCGCGAGGCGCCGGCGTTGCTGCAGGCCTGGGAAGAGCTCGACGTCGAACCCGACCTGCTCGTCTGCGACGCCCAGGGCCGAGCCCACCCGCGCAAGTTCGGGCTGGCGTGCCACATGGGCGTACTCCTCGACATTCCTACCATCGGCTCGGCCAAGAATCTGCTGTGCGGCGAGCATCGCGATCCGGCGCCTGACAAGGGCTCGTACCGAAGCATCTACGATCGGGAGGGCGAGGTCATCGGGTCGGTGTTGCGTACTCGCGCCGAGGTCAATCCGGTCTATGTGTCGGTCGGCCACAAGATCACGCTGCCGGCCGCCCGCCGCCAGATCATGCGGTTCAGCCCCAAGTATCGGATCCCCGAGCCGATCCGACACGCCCATAACGAGGTCAACCGGATGCGCCGGGCTGCGTTGGAATGAGGTGCGGGTTTGGGGTTGTATGACTTCGTGGAGGTGTGGGTTGCTGGGAGATTGCGTAGAGGAGGCACTGCCGGTGCGTGGCGCTGCCCCCGGCCGGCCTCCGCCGGCCGGCCCCCGCGCGAAGCAGCGGGGGCCTATATGGTCGGCCTATCAAAAGTGGTTCAGAGGCGAACCTACAACAATGTACCTCTGTTGCTAGAGCAACCATAAATCCCCCCGTTGCTTCGCACGGGGGGCAGGCGATCGGCGGCTCGTGTTGCGGACGAGATGCATTGGCCAAGCGAAACTCGCCGAACAGGACATGAAGCGCTTGACGGGGGGAGCATCGTGGCACCTAGATGTCCCGCGTCTCGTCGTACGCTTCGGCGATCTTCAGCAGGGCGTCGAAAAGCTTCTCGCTTCGAAATGTGCGTTCGATGTCGCGCACAACTTCCGGTTCCTCGTGGTCCCACGCAACCGACATGTCTTCGTAGTAGGGGTGGGCGGTCTCCAGCTTATCGAGCATCTGGCTCGTCACCAGCACAATCGGTTGGCCAAGGTTGGCCATCAAGAATGCCTCGACAGCGCTTAATGTCACCTCTCGTGCGGGGCCAGACGTGGCGTCTTGACTCGCGCTTGATGGCGAGTCGGACTCAAAGGCGTCGGAGTGTGGCCCATACACGGCTCCACCAAACACAACGGACTCACCGTCGTCGCTACGCACGGCTTTCCCGCAGTGGATGTATTGCTTGGTCACGAGGTTGAGAAGGTGAAGGTGCATGGTTGCTACCGCTCGATTAGGGGGAGCGTTCCTTTCGTAAATACTGAGCGGAGAATAGCGATTGCCTTCGGCTAGAACAACGGGTCAAAAGGGGACGAGGCTCTCCGAGGTCGCAAGGGAACCAAGTTCCCCGATGAGCTGGGAGGTTGCGAGCAGTAGGCATTGCCGATTCGCGGCGATGCCCCCCGGCGGAGGCCGCCGGGGGGCATCGCCACGCACCGGCAGTGCCTTCTCTACGCAATCTCCCAGCAACCCACACCTCCACCAAGTCAACCGTTCGGGCCCGCCGTACGTGTGTGGCGGTCGAGGGGCATCCACGCAAGGCGACGTTAGAGACGTCGCTGCGCCGCAGAGCGCCGCGCCCCGACCTGGTTGTAAGATGTGCGGGATGGTGAGAACCAGGTTCCCCGACGAGGCGCATTCTATGCGGGTGAGCGGCGGCTTGTAGTGGCTTGTTGGGGCGCCCTTGCAGGGGAGCGGCTCCTTCTATTAGGGGCGCCTGCACGGCGGCGCGGCCATTATGGAATCGTGTCGATGTAGCTCATGTGGTCGATGAGGCGACTCCCTAATGGTCTTAGCCCTTAATAGCTGGCGCTGCTGGTCTGCATGGCTTTCGCTCCTCGCAAGCCAAACCGGACTCGTAAGGGAGCCAGGTTCCCCGACGAGGCGGGAGGTTACGAGCAGTAGGCATTGCCGATTCGCGGCGATGCCCCCCGGCGGCCTTCGCCGCCTGCCCCCCGTGCGAAGCCACGGGGGGCTTTATGGTCGCTCTAGCAGCAGTGGTGCATTGTTGTAGGTTCGCCTCTGAACCACTTTTGATAGGCCGACCATATAGGCCCCCGCTGCTTCGCGCGGGGGCCGGCCGGCGGAGGCCGGCCGGGGGCATCGCCACGCACCGGCAGTGCCTTCTCTACGCAATCTCCCAGCAACCCACACCTCCACCAAGTCAACCGTTCAGGCCCGCCGTACGTGTGTGGCGGTCGAGGGGCATCCACGCAAGGCGATGTTAGAGACGTCGCTGCGCCGCAGAGCACCGCGCCCCGACCTGGTTGTAAGATGTGCGGGATGGTGAGAGCCAGGTTCCCCGACGAGGCGGGTTCCCGACGAGAGGCATTTCACCAAGCGATTGACTAGATGAGCAAAGCGTCGCCCGCTTGGTGCCTGAGCGGGCATGGTAGATAGTTATTTGGTTTTCTCACATACCCAAAGCGTCACGTACATCCTGACGGTCCAACATCTCGACACACCAGCGAAAGTGGCCATCCGTTCCGTCGGGCGCGTAGGCGTTGCTCGTAAGGAGGGCGTACACCGCGCGGTAAGCCAGAAGCGTGTCGCGGTCGTAGCCGAATGCTCGTTGCATGGTCGTGGTTAGCTGCTCGTCGAGTTCGCGCGCACAAGGGCCCCACATCTCGAAGATGGCGCTTGTGATGCTCGCGTCGAAAGCTGGATCTCCCACCGTCGACAAGAAGCCGAAATCGAGCACGGACACGGGCTCAATGTCGTCATTGACCAGGATGTTGGCGGGGCACAAGTCTCCGTGGATTACGCTCATTGTCGCGTTGTCGCGCGACTCGAGAAAGCTGTGCGTGGCTTCGAGGAGGGCGTCGAGTTTAGACACTTCGCGCTCGAGTTGAGTTGCAAAACGCGCGACCCGTCGGCGTAGCAGACCTCCGATACTGTCGCTCCAGCGGTCACTTCCTTCCCAGAACGACTCAGTCTCATCGAGCACGAAGACCTGGCGAAACTCGGAAGCTTCGCCGATGGATAGAAACGTCGAGAGTACCTCCACGAGGGCATCGACGGCTTGTGGCTTGGGCCGCTTCGCCGTGGAGACAAGGTGTTGGTCGAGAGGGGTTCCCGGTAAGAAGTCTTCGGTGGTAATCGCGACGCCGTCGACAGTGTCGATTCGGTGAATCTTCGGGGTACGCAGTGAGTGGTTCGCACGCGAGAGCCGGTCGTAGTATGCGGCGAGCGGCCGGAGGGTGTCGGCCCCTCGATGGAACCACACCTTTGCTACGAGCTCGCCTGGAACGAGCGAGTAGACGGCTCCCTCCATACCTGCGGCGAGTCGGGTAGCGTCAGGGTAACCTCGTGCTCGAAAGTATTCGAGCCACTGTTTTTCGGCGGAAGCGGCCTTCTTGTCTCTCATTGGAAGTGATCGCGAAAGTGTTCGAGGT
It encodes:
- a CDS encoding DUF6261 family protein; its protein translation is MRIRGFFDLYQMGVGSLLFCLNDIERQLATLSQPNAPLETRVAAAIDKCHHARSLRTKWLSQDRTTTQSRGGAAETDNAIDSTLSGVNYNLGVLVRSPVDSDQRTKARELRQDFFANGVRPFTSIKYEEQHAAVDEMLGRLRGEYAEHVAACGLNVLVDQLETLNSRFGAQLDVRRRDVVEFDDVEAAEDAARDGFARVLATILADYADQPEVMSALLAQVQDQQERIATYVRRRGNTPEVDPGTGEVVEPRSGDDIDEPSPATDPEPVEA
- a CDS encoding SEC-C metal-binding domain-containing protein, producing the protein MSSDIGRNDPCPCGSGRKYKKCCLRKQKVASGRVAPRRPTPAIEVSPRGWAELQRRLPDDVDTLAGATAALGDAGPDIHNWVWDMLTMWRRQSGSSAEAASLGASFAEEIVARFSAEDDAFRRSVEAERAFLLGRAGRTDEAEAICRRHIDAHPEEARAYCTLADVLLDAEPAEPARALEVLEEAAARPVSDAQSWDLARRIEEAREMLRTQEMRASEHYVEWDQFWEAFDDAGLDQKFEMARERIDNAPDFDAEWAFALMVEGLGAPCQEEGRRKEWLETLARLRARRPEVAKQESGSLGSMAVEFALAGHREYLDEALALMFEEPASAPDLVLREFELLAYAGETGLLDWLSEKWPEYREGENLMPHAYTEWASWAALAQLAAWAEEDIDRAHTLQELRDVLGDMWEELDPGRVERYVTEFVGAEPARFDAASAAEFDDADRVIESVTFAFGRDLVDAQGWHPFKALLAVQHLSAFLEHNARCEDPFQDAYATKQAMQSKAMRRQLKALREEWREGPRFAPHPDLAEGFAEAVYDEGMFGAPYSAAAFFEAVVRLTPWLAQRGFIERGELVEAIQGHFGQRINDVGAKYVRATGRHPLLVRGFADAADALDRAYGANRR
- the nfi gene encoding deoxyribonuclease V (cleaves DNA at apurinic or apyrimidinic sites) — encoded protein: MHDWDITFEQAKQIQQELRDKVREAPLPGPVRLVAGADASFSKGSDDMFAAIVVLDAKTLEVVDVGRAECRALFPYVPGYLSFREAPALLQAWEELDVEPDLLVCDAQGRAHPRKFGLACHMGVLLDIPTIGSAKNLLCGEHRDPAPDKGSYRSIYDREGEVIGSVLRTRAEVNPVYVSVGHKITLPAARRQIMRFSPKYRIPEPIRHAHNEVNRMRRAALE
- a CDS encoding phosphotransferase family protein, whose amino-acid sequence is MRDKKAASAEKQWLEYFRARGYPDATRLAAGMEGAVYSLVPGELVAKVWFHRGADTLRPLAAYYDRLSRANHSLRTPKIHRIDTVDGVAITTEDFLPGTPLDQHLVSTAKRPKPQAVDALVEVLSTFLSIGEASEFRQVFVLDETESFWEGSDRWSDSIGGLLRRRVARFATQLEREVSKLDALLEATHSFLESRDNATMSVIHGDLCPANILVNDDIEPVSVLDFGFLSTVGDPAFDASITSAIFEMWGPCARELDEQLTTTMQRAFGYDRDTLLAYRAVYALLTSNAYAPDGTDGHFRWCVEMLDRQDVRDALGM